GCCTTCGACCAGCGTGCCGAAGCCGGGGCGATGCGAATACGGGCCGTCCTGGCCCCAGCCCGATACACGCACGATCACCAGCCGGGGTTGCGCGCCATCAGCACGTCGGGGCCCAGGCCCATGGTCTCCAGCGTGCCGGGCTTGAAGCTTTCCACGAACACATCGGCATGGGCCACGAGGTCCAGGATCACGTCGATGGCGCCCTCGGCCCGGAAGTTCAGGCACAGGCTGCGCTTGTTGCGGCAGTACGCCTTCCACGCGGTGGGCACGTCCTTGACCTTCCAGTCGCGCAGCGTGTCGCCGCTGGCGGGCTCCACCTTGAGCACGTCGGCGCCCAGGTCGGCCAGCGCCATCGTCAGCGTGTTGCCCGCCACCAGGCGGGAGAGATCGAGGATGCGGATGCCGTCGAGCGGTCCGGTGGCGTCGGGCGCCAGCGCTTGCTGCCTGAACATGGGAAGACTCTGTGGATTATTCGGCGGTGATATTGCGGGCCTTGGCCACCTGCTTCCAGCGCGCGCTGTCGCGGCGGATATGCTCGGCGAACTGGGGCGCGGTCATCGCGGACGGCTCGGCGCCTTCGCGCGAGAAGATCTCGCGCATTTCCGGCGTGGCGATGATGTCGCGGATCTCGGCGTTGAGCTTGTCCACCAGCGGCTGCGGGTGCCGGCCGGCGCAAAGACGCCCCACCAGAGCTCGGCGGAGTAGTTCGGCACGGTCTCGGCCACCGACGGCCACTGCGGCGCAAAGCGCGAGCGCGACGGCGAGGTCACGCCCAGCGCGCGCACCTTGCCGCCCTTCACCTGCGTGGCCACCGACGGAAAGCTGGCAATCACGAACTGCACCTGCCCGGCGATCAGGTCCGTCAGCGCGTTCGAGATGCCCTTGTAGGGCACGTGCGTGAATTCGATGCCGGCGTCGCCGGCCAGCAGTTCGCTGGACATCTGGTTGATCGATCCGATGCCGGCCGACCCGTAGTTGATCGCGCCCTTGTCCTTTTTGGCGGCGGCCACCAGGTCGGCCACGGTCTTGTACGGCGACTTGTCGGACACGGCCAGCACCATCGGCCCGCTGGCCAGCATCGCCACGGGGGCAAAGCTCTTGTTCACGTCGTAGCTGGTCTTGGGCTGGACGGCGGCGTTGGCGGTCAGCGTGGAAGACGTGACCAGCAGCGTGGCGCCGTCGGGCGCGGCGCGCGCCACGAACTCGGCACCAATGGCGCCGCCGGCACCGGGCTTGTTGTCGACGATGGCCGTCACGCCAAGCTTCTTCGACAGCTTTTCGCTGACCAGGCGCGCGAACACGTCATTGCTGCCGCTGGGCGGGAACGGCACGACCATGCGGATGGTCTTCGGGATCGCCACGTCCGCCGCGTGCGCGGATGGCAGCGCGCCGAAAGACAGCGCGGCGGTGGAAAGGGCCAGAAAGGCGGTGGCGCGGGTGCGCAGGCGCGGACGATGCGGCATCACGACGTTGTCTCCAGATATTGTGCTGTGCGGCACCTGTTGGGTCGGCACCGTCTGGCAAGCATCGTAGCCATGCCGCCGATTGAGATAAAGTGACGTTTTTAAACCTACTGGTGAGAAAAACTCATGAAGGTCGAGTGCTTCCAGACGCTGGCGGCGGTGCTGCGCAGTGGCAGCTTTGCCGGGGCGGCGGCCGAGATGAGCCTGTCGCCCAGCGCCGTCAGCCTGCAGATGAAGCAGCTTGAGTCGTACTTCGGCCAGCCGCTGTTCGACCGCTCCGCGCTGCAGGTCCGGCCCACGGCGTTCGCGCTCGAAGTCAGCGCCACGCTGGACGGCGCGATCCACGCGATGGAATCGCTGCGGCGCCGCTCCGCGCCCGTGGTGGAAGGCAAGGTCACGCTGGGCATCATCGAGCCGATGCAGGTGACGCTGCTGCCGCCGTTCACGGCGCTGGTGCGCGAGCGCTATCCCAACCTGGATGTGCGGCTGGAACGCGGCCGCTCCACGGGCCTGGTCGATGCGCTGCGCTCGGGCACCATCGACGCCGCCGTGGTGGCCCAGCCCGAGTCGGGGGCGTCCACGCGCGTGCGCTGGGCCCCGCTGTTCCGCGAACCCTGCGTGCTGGTGGCGCCGCGTGAATCGGGCGCCCGCACCGTCAAGGCGCTGTTCAAGGCCTACGAGTGGATTCGCTTCGATACGACGACGATTGCCGGCTCGGTGGCGGCCGATTTCGTGCGCCGCACGGCGCCCGACGCGCGCTCACGCATCGAACTGCTGTCGATCCCGGCCATCGTCGCGATGGCCTCGCGCGGGCTGGGGTGTCGGTGCTGCCCAGCCCGACTCCTATCTGCTTGAGGCTTTTCCGGTACGCGTGATGACGCTGGGCGATGCGCCGCCATCGCGCCAGATCTCGTTCGTGTCCCGCGCGGCGCCGGCCGAAGACCGCGTCATCGCCGCGCTGCTCGACACGCTGCGCAGCGCCGCTTCCGGAAAAGTCTGAGTGCCGCGGCAGGCCGGGGCCGCGTCGCCACTTAAATCGTTTCGCGAGGCGATCTGAGTCCTTTCGCGTGATACCCCTGCGGCGAGTGCGTTGCTGCATACTGGGTTGCAAGTGGCCCCGGCCACGCTTCGATCGGAAAGGTGATCCCAGTGAACAAGACGCAGATCCTCAAAGCCATCGCAGGTGTGGCCCTTGCCGGTGCCGGCGTGGCCCATGCCCAGAACAAGCCCGCCAGCGACGGGGCCGCCGAAGGCGCCACGGTGCCGGTGACGGCCACCAACTTCGTGCGGGCCGAATCGGACACGTACTTCGCCAGCCTGGCCAAGGCGGGCGGTGTCGGCAAGATGCTGCACCGGCGCGAACCGTCGTCGATCGATCACCAGACGGTGATCCGGCTGAACCGTGACACGCTCTACTCGTCGGCCGTGTTCGATCTCGATGCCGGCCCGGTCACCATCGCCATGCCGGACCCCGGCAAGCGCTTCATGTCGCTGCAGGTCATCAACCAGGACCACTACGTGCCAGCCGTGCACTATGGCGCCGGGCGCCATGTGCTGACGCGCGAGAACGTCGGCACGCGCTACGCGGTCGTCGGCATCCGCACGCTGGTGGATCCGGCCAGCCAGGAAGACATCCGCCAGGTGCATGCATTGCAGGACGCCATCCAGATCAGCCAGAAGGCGCCGGGGTCGCTGCAGTTGCCGAACTGGGACCCGGTCAGCCAGAAGAAGGTGCGCGACGCGATCCTGGTGCTGCAGTCGACGCTGCCCGACTTCCGGGGCGCGTTCGGCAAGAAGGGCGAGGTCGACCCGATCCGCACCTGCTGGGCACCGCCGCCGCGTGGGTGGCAACCCGGACAAGGACGCGATGTACCTGAACGTGACCCCGCCGAAGAACGACGGCAAGACGGTCTACCGCCTGCACGTGAAGGATGTGCCGGTGGACGGCTTCTGGTCGGTCAGCGTCTACAACGCCAAGGGCTACTTCGAGAAGAACCCGGCCGGCGCCTATACGCTGAACAATCTCACGGCCAAGAAAGCGGCGGACGGCAGCATCCAGATCCAGTTTGGCGGCTGCGACGCCAACACCGCCAACTGCCTGCCGATCGTCGATGGCTGGAACTACACGGTGCGCATGTACCGCCCGCATCGCGAAGTGCTGAGCGGCAAGTACCAGTTTCCGGCGCCCGAGCCGGTGAACTGAGGGCGTACCCGCTTACCGGACAGCAAGACGAAGGGGCGTGCCAGGCACGCCCCTTTTTCATGGGGATGCGGTGTCAGTGCATCCTCAATGCTTCTGATTCTTGTCTTCGTCCGGGTGCGACGAGAGCAGGTCGAGCATCTCGTCGGCGTGCTCTTCCTCCACGGCCAGGATGCTCTCCATCAGCCGGCGCGAAGTGGGGTCCTTCTCGCCGATGTACTGGATGATCTCGCGGTAGGTATCGATGGCGATCCGCTCGGCCACCAGGTTTTCCTTGATCATGTCGGCAAGCGAGGTGCCTTCCACATACTCGGCGTGGCTGCGCGACGCCAGGCCGTCGGGCGACAGGTCCGGCTCGCCACCAAGTTGCACGATCCGCTCGGCGATCTGGTCGGCGTGGCCTTGCTCCTCGTTCGAGTGCGCCAGGAATTCATCGGCCACGCTCTTCGAATTCGGCCCTTGGCCATGAAATAGTGGCGGCGATAGCGCAGCGTGCACACGATCTCCGTGGCCAGCGCCTCGTTCAGCAGCTTGATCACGGTGTCGCGCTCGGCATCGTACCCAGCGGTCACCGCGCCGTCGTCGATGTGTTGGCGGGCACGCTCGCGAATGGTCTTGATGTCCGTCAGGAACGGTTGCTTGTTAGACATGGGGACTCCTTCGTCATCGTTCGAATGGTCCCGCTCCCGCTGCGTGCAGGGGCGGACTTTCTGGCTGCAGGCAAAAACGGTGCCACTGCCGCAAGCCCGGCCAATCCGTCGCCCGGTGCGGCGCGCGCGTGTGCTTTTTACAAAAGCGGGGCGGTGAAGCTTGCAATGGGCCGCGCCCGCTGTGGCGCCTCACACCAAGGGCTTATGCCCCTACCGCAAGGCCTGACTTGCCCGCGATCGTGGAACCGCGTAGTGTGACGCTTTGCGTACATCTGCAACAAATTGCAGAGTCCGGAACCTCACTCGCACGGAGAATCTCCATGGAAATGCGCCTGCCCCGCGCCCCGTTTTCTTGTCTGTCTTCCCGTCTGTCTTCCCGTCTGTCTTCCCGTCTGTCTTCCCGTCTTTCGGCCTCGCTCACCGCTGCCGCGGTGGCGGCCACCATGGCGATTGCCATGCCGCTCACGGCCAGCCCGGCCCATGCCGCCCCGCCCGCACAGCAGAAAACGCAGGTGCCCGGCTACTACCGCATGATGGTGGGCCAGCTCGAAGTCACCGCGCTGTACGACGGCTACATCGACCTGGACCCCAAGGTGATGAAGTACACCAGCGCGCGCGAGGTGCAGAGCCTGCTGGCGCGCATGTTCGTGGCGTCGACGCCGGGCATGCAGACGGCGGTCAACGCCTACCTGGTCAACACCGGCACGCACCTGGTTCTGGTGGATACCGGCGCCGCCGCGTGCTTCGGCCCGACGCTGGGCGGCATCCTGCAGAACCTGCGTGCGTCGGGCTACACCCCGGAGCAGGTGGATACGGTGCTGCTGACCCACCTGCACGGCGACCACGCCTGCGGCCTTACCGCCGACGGCAAGCCCGTGTTCCCGAACGCCACCGTGTACGCCGACAAGGCCGATGCCGACTACTGGCTCAGCGAGTCGGTGGCCGCCGCCGCGTCCGAAGCGGCCCGGCCGCTCTTCGAGATGGCGCGTGGCGCCGTGGCGCCGTACCAGGCCGCCAACCACTTCCGCACCTTCGACGCCACGGCCGGCGAAGCGCCGATCCCGGGTGTACGCGCGGTACCACGCGCGGCCACACGCCGGGCCATACCGGCTACCTGTTCGCGTCGGGCCAGGACAACCTGCTGCTGTGGGGCGACATCGTCCACAGCCACGCCACGCAGTTCCGCCGTCCGAACATCGCCATCGAGTTCGACGTGGACAGCCGCCAGGCCGTGCTGACCCGCCAGCGCGTGCTGGCCGATGCTGCCAAGGGCAAGCTGTGGGTAGGCGGCGCGCACCTGCCTTTCCCGGGGCTGGGCCACGTGCGGCGCGACCAGGTGGGCTATACGTGGGTGCCGGTGGAATTCGGCCCGATCCGCAGCGATCGCTGATATCGGCCGCCACCCCTGTCGGCCGGCGCGTCGGCGTGCGAACATGGCGTCTTCGCCCCGATGTCCGCCCGCCGATGATTACCCGCCCGCCGCTTCACTGGTTCCGGATGCTGTTCGTGCTGCGGGGGTCGGTCCTGACCAGGATTGCCCCGCAGCTCCTTGCGATCACGCTGTTCGCGGTCGTCATCACGTTTTTCCACGGGCGCATCGGCGAGTGGAAGGTGTCGCTGAACTTCGTGCCGTTCTCGCTGATCGGCCTGACCTTGGCCATCTTCCTCGGCTTTCGCAACAGCACCAGCTATGCGCGCTTCTGGGAAGGCCGCACGCTCTGGGGCAGCGTGCTCAACGAATCGCGCTCGCTGACCCGCCAGGCGCTGACGCTGGTCGCTGACCAGCACGATGCCCGGCGGCTGGCGTACCTGCTGTGTGCATTCGTCCACGCCCTGCGGCACCAGTTGCGCGGCACCGACGCGTGGCCCGACGTGGCCCCGTTCCTCGACGAGTCCGATGCCGCGCGGCTCCGGGCGGCAAAGTTCAAGCCCGCGATTGCGCTGCTGATGGCTGGCGAATGGGTGGGCGAGCGCTTGCGGCGCGGGCAGCTGGCGCCGGCGCTGGCCCAGCCGATGGAGATGTCGCTGAACCAGCTCGGCACCGCGCTGGGCGGCTGCGAGCGGCTGGCCGGCACGCCCATTCCGTTCACGTACTCGGTCATCATCCACCGCTGCA
This region of Cupriavidus sp. EM10 genomic DNA includes:
- a CDS encoding LysR family transcriptional regulator — its product is MKVECFQTLAAVLRSGSFAGAAAEMSLSPSAVSLQMKQLESYFGQPLFDRSALQVRPTAFALEVSATLDGAIHAMESLRRRSAPVVEGKVTLGIIEPMQVTLLPPFTALVRERYPNLDVRLERGRSTGLVDALRSGTIDAAVVAQPESGASTRVRWAPLFREPCVLVAPRESGARTVKALFKAYEWIRFDTTTIAGSVAADFVRRTAPDARSRIELLSIPAIVAMASRGLGCRCCPARLLSA
- a CDS encoding bestrophin family protein, which encodes MITRPPLHWFRMLFVLRGSVLTRIAPQLLAITLFAVVITFFHGRIGEWKVSLNFVPFSLIGLTLAIFLGFRNSTSYARFWEGRTLWGSVLNESRSLTRQALTLVADQHDARRLAYLLCAFVHALRHQLRGTDAWPDVAPFLDESDAARLRAAKFKPAIALLMAGEWVGERLRRGQLAPALAQPMEMSLNQLGTALGGCERLAGTPIPFTYSVIIHRCIYLYCVLLPFGLLDSIGLMTPLIVCFIGYTFFALEALSAEIEEPFGEEPNDLALTAMSFMIESTVLEMIGEAPKSTAPSAHDFIQV